A part of Acomys russatus chromosome 21, mAcoRus1.1, whole genome shotgun sequence genomic DNA contains:
- the LOC127204941 gene encoding NADH dehydrogenase [ubiquinone] 1 alpha subcomplex subunit 1-like has translation MILPGLAILGEYLVIPRVSTAYIHKFTNGGKGKRVAQLWYQWYLMERDRHVSGVNCYHVSRGLENTD, from the coding sequence atgattcTTCCTGGCCTTGCCATCCTGGGGGAGTACTTGGTCATCCCCAGGGTGTCCACTGCATACATCCACAAGTTCACCAACGGGGGCAAGGGAAAAAGAGTCGCCCAACTTTGGTACCAATGGTATTTGATGGAAAGAGATAGACATGTCTCTGGAGTCAATTGCTACCATGTGTCCAGGGGCCtggagaacactgactaa